A stretch of the Duncaniella dubosii genome encodes the following:
- a CDS encoding DUF2027 domain-containing protein — MAKIGDRVRFLNSVGGGIIKKIEGNIAYVDDDGFETPTLLRECVVVAPAEVTEKKVAVSQDEITAKVQTAPKQTSSTPAKEDLPIEETPEGEKLNIVLAYEPADIKHLNTSTFDTYLVNDSNYYIYFTYLSRSDESDGWTTRYAGVVEPNIQVFLEEITDTDLPSMDRIAFQMIAFKSDREFKLKSPVAIETALDTTKFFKLHCFRSNPYFDKEVIAIDLVTNDKPRQRMILDSSQLEKGLKAKKVIDRQVKRPVQKSHPKRGERIEVDLHINELVDTTAGLSPADILNLQIDEFRKVMDENLKNKGQKIVFIHGKGEGVLRAALMKELNHRYKGHDVQDASFREFGFGATQVTI; from the coding sequence ATGGCAAAAATAGGTGATCGTGTCCGCTTCCTGAACTCCGTCGGTGGCGGTATCATCAAAAAAATAGAAGGCAATATCGCATACGTCGACGACGATGGCTTCGAGACCCCTACTCTTCTCCGCGAATGCGTAGTGGTAGCTCCGGCTGAAGTCACAGAGAAGAAAGTGGCGGTCTCCCAAGATGAAATCACAGCGAAAGTACAGACCGCTCCAAAACAGACCTCGTCCACACCTGCCAAAGAGGATCTGCCAATCGAGGAAACACCGGAAGGTGAGAAACTCAATATCGTACTTGCCTACGAACCGGCCGACATAAAGCATCTGAATACATCGACTTTTGACACCTATCTTGTCAACGATTCCAACTACTATATTTATTTCACGTATCTCTCACGCTCTGATGAATCCGATGGCTGGACAACACGCTATGCGGGTGTCGTCGAACCCAATATTCAGGTATTTCTCGAAGAAATTACCGACACTGATCTCCCATCGATGGATCGGATTGCATTCCAGATGATCGCATTCAAATCGGATCGTGAATTCAAGTTAAAATCACCTGTTGCAATTGAGACAGCGCTCGATACCACTAAATTCTTCAAACTACATTGCTTCCGTTCCAACCCATACTTCGACAAGGAAGTTATTGCCATTGACCTTGTAACGAACGACAAGCCCCGCCAACGCATGATTCTTGACTCGTCTCAGCTTGAAAAAGGATTAAAGGCCAAGAAAGTCATAGACCGTCAGGTGAAGCGTCCTGTGCAGAAATCGCATCCAAAACGCGGCGAACGCATTGAAGTAGACCTCCATATAAACGAACTGGTCGACACTACTGCAGGTCTGTCACCGGCCGATATCCTCAACCTCCAGATTGACGAATTCCGCAAGGTAATGGACGAAAATCTGAAAAACAAAGGTCAGAAGATTGTCTTTATCCACGGCAAGGGTGAAGGAGTGCTCCGGGCAGCACTGATGAAAGAACTTAACCATCGCTACAAAGGACACGACGTTCAGGATGCCTCATTCCGGGAATTTGGCTTTGGTGCTACACAGGTCACGATTTAA
- a CDS encoding EFR1 family ferrodoxin (N-terminal region resembles flavodoxins. C-terminal ferrodoxin region binds two 4Fe-4S clusters.) has translation MILWFSGTGNSRFVAESLSSLLGQKLMELRPAIISSPVTLDKDDRTVVWVCPVYSWGIPPYIRTIIKRIEFNVSGKGDVVHHLVLTCGDDCGLAPEMWRKDISARGWKSANAYSLTMPNNYVCMSGFDVDSKSVEQQKLDSAPKRISEIADEIREVSDDIKWHTDVIRGKFAWIKTKIIYPWFVRNAMSPKPFHYTSDCISCGKCSAVCPLRNIEMRPYSTADRTGRTRKHPQWGDNCAGCLACYHICPRHAVMYGKATRNKGQYFNPSVRTL, from the coding sequence ATGATTCTTTGGTTTTCAGGCACCGGCAATTCTCGTTTCGTAGCTGAATCCCTGTCTTCGCTACTTGGTCAGAAACTCATGGAATTAAGACCGGCAATCATATCCTCACCCGTCACTCTTGACAAGGATGACAGAACTGTCGTCTGGGTATGCCCCGTCTACTCATGGGGCATACCACCATATATACGTACCATTATCAAAAGAATAGAATTTAACGTATCAGGCAAAGGTGATGTTGTGCATCATCTTGTTCTTACCTGTGGCGACGACTGCGGGCTGGCACCTGAGATGTGGCGCAAGGACATTTCCGCCCGTGGATGGAAAAGCGCGAACGCATACTCCCTCACAATGCCAAACAACTACGTATGTATGAGCGGATTTGATGTCGACTCAAAATCCGTCGAACAACAAAAGCTTGACTCCGCTCCGAAACGCATCTCTGAAATTGCCGATGAAATCCGGGAAGTCTCTGACGACATAAAATGGCACACAGACGTAATCCGAGGAAAATTCGCATGGATAAAGACTAAGATCATCTATCCTTGGTTTGTACGTAATGCCATGTCACCGAAACCTTTCCATTACACTTCCGATTGTATTTCATGCGGGAAATGCAGTGCAGTGTGCCCTTTACGCAATATCGAGATGCGGCCATACTCGACAGCAGACCGCACAGGCCGCACCCGCAAGCACCCGCAATGGGGAGATAATTGTGCCGGATGTCTGGCATGCTATCATATCTGTCCACGTCATGCGGTCATGTATGGAAAAGCGACAAGAAACAAGGGGCAATATTTCAATCCTTCAGTGCGAACTCTTTAG
- the rbr gene encoding rubrerythrin: MEKKSIKGTKTEHNLLASFAGESQARSRYTLFAKKAREEGYEQIARIFLITAEQELSHAELFFSRLEGGVVQIAAGYPAGVVADTMTNLREAAAGEREEWSDLYASFAGTAEEEGFPDIAALFKMVAKVEIQHEQRYLRLLERLTNGQEFSGEEEEEWQCMHCGYVHKGKSAPKRCPVCGKEQGYFERKADNY; this comes from the coding sequence ATGGAGAAAAAATCAATCAAAGGAACAAAGACCGAACATAATCTTCTCGCATCGTTCGCAGGTGAAAGCCAAGCCCGTTCACGCTACACACTGTTTGCAAAGAAGGCACGTGAGGAAGGCTACGAACAAATCGCACGCATCTTCCTAATTACTGCCGAACAGGAACTCAGCCATGCCGAGCTTTTCTTCTCGCGCCTTGAAGGCGGAGTCGTACAGATTGCCGCAGGTTACCCTGCCGGAGTCGTGGCCGACACAATGACAAACCTTCGCGAAGCTGCCGCCGGAGAACGCGAGGAATGGAGTGACCTCTACGCTTCGTTTGCAGGGACAGCCGAAGAAGAAGGTTTTCCCGACATTGCAGCCCTTTTCAAGATGGTGGCTAAAGTCGAGATTCAGCACGAGCAACGCTATCTTCGTCTGCTCGAACGCCTGACCAACGGACAGGAATTCTCAGGCGAAGAGGAAGAAGAATGGCAGTGCATGCACTGTGGCTACGTCCACAAAGGCAAGTCTGCTCCCAAACGCTGCCCCGTCTGCGGCAAGGAACAAGGCTACTTCGAACGCAAAGCCGACAACTACTAA
- a CDS encoding zeta toxin family protein, which translates to MKSPSLYIIAGCNGAGKTTASFTILPDVLDCQQFVNADEIAKGLSPFHPESVSLEAGRIMLHRIEKLLHNGITFAIETTLATRSYHALISKAHKLGYLVHLLYIWLSSPQLAIKRVAQRVSEGGHNIPTDVIIRRYHHGISNLFNLFMPIVDSWTIIDNTCCRPRVVANDTLTLAPELYDRIKKDGEYKID; encoded by the coding sequence ATGAAATCGCCCAGTTTATACATCATCGCAGGTTGCAACGGAGCAGGTAAGACAACAGCTTCGTTCACGATATTGCCTGACGTCCTTGACTGCCAGCAGTTTGTCAATGCCGATGAGATTGCTAAAGGACTGTCGCCTTTCCATCCGGAAAGCGTCTCCCTTGAGGCGGGGCGCATTATGCTTCACCGTATCGAGAAACTGTTGCATAACGGCATCACTTTTGCGATTGAAACGACTCTCGCCACGCGAAGCTATCACGCTCTGATTTCCAAAGCCCATAAGCTCGGGTATCTCGTACACCTACTCTATATATGGCTATCTTCGCCACAGCTTGCCATAAAACGTGTGGCTCAGCGTGTGAGCGAGGGCGGCCATAACATCCCGACGGATGTAATTATCCGTCGTTATCACCACGGTATAAGTAACTTATTTAATCTTTTCATGCCTATTGTCGACAGTTGGACTATCATCGACAATACCTGCTGCCGCCCCCGTGTGGTGGCCAATGACACATTGACCTTAGCACCAGAATTGTATGACCGAATTAAAAAAGATGGAGAATATAAAATTGACTGA
- a CDS encoding bifunctional UDP-N-acetylmuramoyl-tripeptide:D-alanyl-D-alanine ligase/alanine racemase encodes MEYNISEILKIIGSGNRSLIGDGNFKISRLLTDSRSLTYPSETLFFALTTQSGDGHRYLRQLYDKGVKSFVVSAVPDDMKSLEDANFIVTDNPLVALHALAGYHRNRFDVPVIAITGSRGKTIVKEWLNSLLQDDIVITRSPRSYNSQIGVPLSVWELNERTQLAIFEAGISMPGEMARLKDIIRPEIGIFTNIGTAHSSGFLSIEDKCREKASLLSDCRCVIYNSDDELISRCMPDVPVKLGWSRIDSTSPLFVEKVESGGGMSRLTFCYLGGEQQTVEIPFANEHDIENAIHCLATMLYLDIPADVIAERMARLTPVGTRLEVIEGVNGCLLIHDSYTSDFNSLSPALDFMRRRAVADRSLTAVISDLSCGEGATDEDYARMAELLAMAGISRLIGVGPELKRHAGCFNLEKEFFDTTEVFLEKMSVRDFNRELILVKGAPRFGFARICELLEARQHETVLEINLDAVVDNFNAFRSRIRPTTGIACMIKASGYGAGSHELARTLQAQGATYLAVAVHDEGAELRRAGITMPILVLNPTVENFHAIFTDRLEPEIYSFDFLEALIREAGHYGVKNFPIHIKIDSGMHRLGFLKEDLPRLIDMLKSTDCVTPRSIFSHLCAADDPMEDDYTKSQFEYFDECCRIVLSAFPGQKILRHILNSTGITRFPDHQLDMVRLGIGLYGIKTLHDGSQDDLRPVSSLHTVILSIKHWPAGTTIGYNRRGVLKRDSVIATVPVGYADGINRHLGYGNACMVVRGVKCPTVGTICMDACMIDVTDVEHVSVGDRVEVFGESIPVDTLAETLGTIPYEVLTSVSSRVKRVYYRE; translated from the coding sequence ATGGAATATAATATTTCTGAAATATTAAAGATCATAGGCTCCGGAAATAGAAGTCTGATCGGGGATGGCAATTTTAAAATATCGAGGTTGCTGACCGACAGCCGGTCGCTGACATATCCTTCCGAAACCTTGTTTTTCGCTCTTACCACACAGTCGGGTGATGGCCACCGCTATCTGCGCCAGCTCTACGACAAAGGAGTGAAGAGTTTTGTTGTGTCGGCTGTCCCCGACGATATGAAGAGCCTTGAAGATGCCAATTTCATAGTTACCGATAATCCTCTTGTCGCTCTCCACGCTCTTGCCGGATATCATCGCAATCGTTTCGATGTGCCGGTCATCGCTATTACCGGCAGTCGTGGAAAGACGATAGTCAAAGAGTGGCTCAACAGCTTGCTTCAGGACGATATAGTCATAACACGCAGTCCTCGAAGCTATAATTCGCAGATTGGTGTCCCTCTTTCGGTCTGGGAATTGAACGAGAGAACGCAACTCGCTATTTTTGAGGCCGGAATATCAATGCCCGGCGAGATGGCGAGGCTCAAGGATATAATCCGGCCGGAAATTGGAATTTTTACAAATATAGGAACTGCCCACAGCAGCGGTTTCCTGTCAATAGAGGATAAGTGTCGTGAGAAAGCATCTTTGCTCAGTGATTGCAGATGTGTCATATATAACAGTGATGACGAACTTATCAGTCGCTGCATGCCTGATGTTCCTGTAAAACTTGGATGGTCTCGCATAGACAGCACTTCGCCCCTTTTCGTTGAAAAAGTCGAGAGCGGAGGCGGAATGTCGCGCCTGACATTCTGCTATCTCGGTGGAGAGCAGCAGACGGTAGAGATTCCTTTTGCCAATGAGCATGATATTGAGAATGCTATCCACTGTCTTGCCACAATGCTTTATCTTGATATTCCTGCCGATGTGATTGCAGAGCGTATGGCCCGTCTGACTCCTGTCGGGACACGCCTTGAGGTGATAGAAGGTGTCAACGGTTGTTTGCTTATCCATGACAGCTACACGAGCGACTTCAATTCTCTCTCTCCGGCGCTTGATTTTATGCGCCGTAGGGCAGTGGCAGACCGTTCGTTAACGGCTGTCATAAGCGATCTCAGCTGTGGCGAAGGTGCTACGGATGAGGATTACGCGAGAATGGCCGAGCTTCTTGCTATGGCTGGCATCAGTCGGTTGATTGGAGTCGGGCCGGAATTGAAACGCCATGCCGGATGTTTCAATCTTGAAAAAGAATTTTTCGATACGACAGAGGTGTTTCTCGAAAAGATGTCGGTACGCGATTTTAATCGGGAGCTGATTCTTGTCAAGGGCGCTCCACGCTTCGGGTTCGCACGTATATGTGAGCTCCTTGAGGCACGTCAGCATGAAACCGTGCTCGAAATCAATCTTGATGCAGTGGTTGATAATTTCAATGCCTTCCGTTCGCGCATTAGGCCGACCACCGGTATTGCCTGTATGATAAAGGCATCCGGCTACGGAGCAGGATCCCATGAACTCGCCCGAACGCTTCAGGCTCAGGGCGCTACATATCTTGCCGTGGCCGTTCACGACGAGGGTGCGGAACTGCGACGTGCAGGAATAACAATGCCCATACTCGTGCTCAATCCGACCGTCGAGAATTTCCATGCGATTTTCACTGACCGACTCGAACCGGAGATATACAGCTTTGATTTTCTTGAAGCTCTGATCAGGGAAGCAGGCCACTATGGCGTAAAGAACTTTCCAATCCATATTAAGATTGATTCCGGCATGCACCGTCTCGGATTTCTGAAGGAGGATCTTCCTCGGCTCATCGATATGCTGAAGAGCACTGACTGTGTGACGCCACGTTCGATTTTCTCGCATCTCTGTGCCGCCGATGATCCTATGGAGGATGACTACACGAAATCCCAGTTCGAATATTTTGATGAATGCTGCCGGATTGTCCTTTCTGCTTTTCCCGGACAAAAGATTCTACGACACATACTGAATTCGACAGGAATCACACGTTTCCCGGACCATCAGCTTGACATGGTGCGTCTCGGCATCGGGCTTTATGGCATAAAAACGCTACATGACGGCTCGCAGGACGACCTCCGGCCGGTGTCGTCGCTCCATACGGTAATCCTGTCTATTAAACACTGGCCTGCCGGGACTACCATAGGCTATAACCGCCGGGGAGTCCTGAAGCGTGACTCTGTGATAGCTACAGTCCCTGTCGGTTATGCCGACGGTATCAACCGACATCTCGGCTATGGCAACGCGTGTATGGTTGTCAGAGGTGTCAAATGTCCGACTGTCGGTACAATCTGTATGGATGCCTGCATGATTGATGTCACTGACGTGGAGCATGTGAGTGTCGGAGACAGGGTAGAGGTCTTCGGCGAGAGCATTCCCGTAGATACTCTTGCCGAGACCTTGGGAACTATACCTTACGAAGTGCTGACCTCTGTTTCCAGCCGTGTCAAACGCGTCTATTACAGGGAATGA
- a CDS encoding GSCFA domain-containing protein yields the protein MEFRTVIRPESGMRGLVSHGEPIVLVGSCFSDNIGACLRDELFDADVNPFGPIYNPLSIQRAFEVLKDNTVVKSESLIENGGLWHSFLFHSRYSAVNREDAAERMNRRIEAAAINLRNASVIIITLGTTRVFTLRATGDVVANCHKLPGSAFDVRYLTLDEVEDALTRTVATIRSVNQRGRIIFTVSPLRYNEQGAHGNQLSKSTLMIAVDRVIRNDSSGLTSYFPAYEVMMDDLRDYRFYADDMKHPSMQAVRYIYQLFKDTYFDSDTLALASEGAAFTRRLAHRRLNGADVSQKDEMAEKISVAEAFISRFPELKHASMRYLNSLFNDGI from the coding sequence ATGGAATTTCGTACGGTCATACGTCCCGAGTCAGGGATGAGAGGACTTGTCAGTCATGGCGAGCCCATAGTGCTTGTCGGCTCTTGTTTTTCAGACAATATCGGAGCTTGTCTGAGAGACGAACTGTTTGATGCCGACGTGAATCCGTTCGGTCCGATCTACAATCCTTTGTCGATACAGAGGGCTTTTGAAGTGTTGAAGGATAATACAGTTGTTAAGTCGGAAAGTCTCATAGAAAACGGCGGTTTATGGCATAGCTTCCTTTTTCATTCGCGCTATTCGGCCGTAAACCGAGAGGATGCCGCCGAAAGGATGAACCGCCGGATTGAAGCGGCTGCCATCAATCTGAGAAACGCATCTGTCATTATTATCACATTGGGAACGACGCGTGTGTTCACACTCCGAGCGACAGGCGATGTCGTGGCAAACTGCCATAAACTCCCCGGTTCAGCGTTTGATGTACGCTATCTGACGCTCGATGAGGTCGAGGACGCTTTGACACGGACTGTCGCCACTATAAGGAGTGTTAATCAGCGTGGCCGGATTATCTTTACTGTCAGTCCGTTGCGCTATAATGAACAGGGCGCTCACGGTAATCAGCTGTCCAAATCAACGCTGATGATTGCAGTCGACCGTGTAATAAGGAATGATTCATCCGGCCTGACATCTTATTTCCCGGCATACGAAGTGATGATGGACGACCTTCGCGACTACCGTTTCTATGCCGATGACATGAAACACCCGTCAATGCAGGCCGTAAGATATATCTATCAACTTTTTAAGGATACATATTTTGACAGTGATACGCTCGCACTTGCTTCAGAAGGAGCTGCCTTTACGCGTAGGCTTGCCCATCGGAGACTGAATGGGGCAGATGTGTCACAAAAAGATGAGATGGCTGAAAAAATATCAGTTGCCGAGGCATTTATCAGCCGTTTTCCAGAACTCAAACACGCTTCAATGCGTTATTTAAATAGCTTATTTAACGATGGAATATAA
- a CDS encoding radical SAM protein — protein MEKQRAKIIGIARHRLSTDGDGVTTLVAFHGCTLRCRYCLNPQSLGDGGRFREYSPEQLYAETRIDELYFIATNGGVTFGGGEPCLRPDFIREFHGLCGPAWQLNLETSLNVPTANIEALLSVVNTLIIDIKDMNPDIYRNYTGQSNALVLENLRLIAEAGRQSDCIVRIPLIPGYNTDTDRENSCKALEALSVTQFDLFTYQLRKH, from the coding sequence ATGGAGAAGCAACGGGCAAAGATCATCGGCATTGCGCGGCATCGCCTCTCGACTGACGGCGATGGCGTGACTACGCTCGTGGCTTTTCACGGCTGTACGCTCCGTTGTCGCTATTGTCTTAACCCGCAGTCGCTTGGCGACGGCGGACGTTTCCGCGAGTATTCTCCGGAACAGCTCTATGCCGAGACCCGCATTGACGAGCTTTATTTCATTGCCACAAACGGTGGCGTGACTTTCGGCGGCGGAGAGCCTTGTCTGCGCCCAGATTTTATCCGTGAGTTTCATGGGTTGTGCGGTCCGGCTTGGCAGCTCAATCTTGAAACATCGCTCAATGTGCCGACCGCCAACATCGAGGCGTTGCTCTCGGTGGTCAACACCCTGATTATCGACATCAAGGACATGAACCCCGATATTTACCGCAACTACACGGGGCAGAGCAACGCTCTTGTTCTCGAAAATCTCCGCCTGATTGCGGAAGCCGGACGGCAAAGCGACTGCATAGTCCGCATACCGCTGATACCCGGCTACAACACCGACACTGACCGTGAGAACAGCTGCAAGGCTCTTGAAGCCCTCAGCGTCACCCAATTCGATTTATTCACCTACCAACTCCGCAAACACTGA
- a CDS encoding energy transducer TonB — MARGKQTCKILKEIRRQIAEANGIEFATSECRYKSDCLGTCPKCESEVRYLEQQLRARSLAGKAVALAGISAGMILMSGCSGTSTNQSSDTLQGEPIELTDSMDWAEGEIVADWDESEVDEKPQFPGGDDAMRRFFDECYRKEKDAIIGSVTVGYVVGASGKIRYTEIIEGDSLLGEQIIRIIKQFPDYVPGKKNGKPVDVYKTFSFSMSLQVGVIQSDDL, encoded by the coding sequence ATGGCACGAGGAAAGCAGACCTGCAAGATATTGAAAGAGATACGTCGGCAGATTGCCGAGGCAAACGGCATCGAGTTCGCCACGTCGGAATGTCGCTACAAGAGCGACTGCCTCGGCACATGCCCCAAATGCGAATCCGAAGTGCGCTATTTGGAGCAACAGCTCCGCGCCCGCTCCCTCGCCGGAAAAGCCGTAGCCCTCGCCGGTATCTCTGCGGGCATGATTCTCATGTCGGGATGCAGCGGTACATCAACAAATCAATCGAGCGATACATTGCAGGGCGAGCCTATTGAATTAACCGATAGCATGGATTGGGCTGAAGGTGAGATAGTGGCAGATTGGGACGAATCTGAAGTTGATGAAAAACCTCAATTTCCCGGTGGCGACGATGCTATGCGTCGTTTCTTTGATGAATGTTATCGTAAAGAAAAAGATGCTATAATCGGTAGTGTTACTGTAGGATACGTAGTTGGCGCAAGTGGGAAAATTAGATACACAGAAATAATTGAAGGAGACTCTCTGCTTGGAGAGCAGATTATTAGAATCATAAAACAGTTTCCTGATTACGTTCCGGGGAAGAAAAACGGCAAGCCCGTTGATGTATATAAGACATTTTCTTTCTCGATGTCTTTACAGGTCGGGGTGATACAATCCGATGATTTATAA
- a CDS encoding IS110 family RNA-guided transposase produces the protein MVQSNKKDFSGQNISIGIDVHLRTWSVTVLTPSGFMRTHTQKASAKELFEHLNKHYPNGSYHAAYETGFSGFSTYYALTELGIKCTVVHAADVPTTQKEKVSKSDPVDSKKLAKALMRGELGSVYIHSKDSLDDRALVRHRATIVKLSGGIKSRIKHLLYNNGVEYPEEYFRSNRHWTRCFITWLQNDVRLLSDTRVSLDLLIAEVLHYRERLLDVNRRLRSLARSDRYAEKYGILMSVPGIGSTIAMSLLTEIDDIGRFSNQRQFASFLGLVPMMSSSGDKEYVGEKTFRGNKFLGPKIVEASWIAIRHDAELSAKFGALCTRGMKSQEAIIRIARKLSNIIFSVLKSNRRYECR, from the coding sequence ATGGTACAAAGTAACAAAAAAGATTTCAGCGGACAAAATATCTCTATTGGTATCGACGTCCATCTGAGAACATGGAGTGTCACGGTGCTCACCCCCTCTGGTTTTATGCGCACTCATACTCAAAAGGCTTCGGCCAAAGAGCTCTTTGAACATTTGAACAAGCATTATCCTAACGGTAGCTACCATGCAGCCTACGAGACGGGGTTTTCGGGCTTCTCGACCTATTATGCCCTGACTGAGCTTGGTATAAAATGCACCGTGGTACATGCGGCTGACGTTCCGACCACCCAGAAGGAAAAGGTCTCGAAGTCAGACCCGGTGGATTCAAAAAAGCTGGCCAAAGCCCTTATGCGCGGTGAGCTCGGCAGTGTGTACATTCACTCGAAGGACAGCCTCGACGACCGTGCGCTGGTACGCCACCGCGCCACTATTGTGAAGCTTTCCGGCGGCATAAAATCCAGAATCAAGCATCTGCTGTACAACAACGGCGTGGAGTACCCCGAAGAATATTTCCGAAGCAACCGCCACTGGACAAGATGTTTCATAACGTGGTTGCAGAATGACGTGCGGTTGCTCTCCGACACACGGGTCTCGCTTGACCTGCTCATTGCCGAGGTACTCCATTACAGGGAACGCCTCCTTGATGTGAACCGCAGATTGCGCTCGCTGGCGCGCAGCGACAGGTATGCCGAGAAATACGGCATCCTGATGTCGGTTCCAGGCATTGGTTCGACAATTGCCATGAGCCTGCTTACCGAGATTGACGACATCGGTCGCTTCAGTAACCAGCGCCAGTTCGCATCGTTCCTCGGACTCGTGCCGATGATGTCGTCAAGCGGCGACAAGGAATACGTCGGTGAGAAGACTTTCCGGGGAAACAAATTCCTCGGTCCAAAAATAGTCGAGGCCTCATGGATAGCCATACGGCACGACGCGGAACTCTCCGCAAAGTTCGGCGCATTGTGCACCCGCGGAATGAAGTCGCAGGAAGCCATAATCCGGATAGCCCGCAAGCTCTCCAACATAATATTTTCCGTACTGAAATCAAACCGCAGATATGAATGCCGTTAG
- a CDS encoding PH domain-containing protein, with protein sequence MLLARYIWGNVTYAIDDDVLRISTPLKSLAINIDNIKKIRRGKFWVESGRNYSATYIKLRIIYDRNSYIYVSPEDEELFVDTLQAINPNIEYSSERGL encoded by the coding sequence GTGCTTTTAGCACGATATATATGGGGTAATGTCACTTATGCCATAGATGACGATGTATTACGCATATCAACACCTTTGAAGTCATTAGCCATCAATATAGACAACATCAAGAAAATACGACGTGGAAAATTCTGGGTTGAAAGTGGCCGAAATTACTCGGCGACTTACATCAAGCTCCGTATTATATACGACAGAAACAGTTACATTTACGTGTCGCCTGAAGATGAGGAATTATTCGTTGACACGCTGCAAGCTATAAATCCCAATATCGAATATAGCAGCGAACGCGGCTTGTAG
- a CDS encoding dihydroorotate dehydrogenase electron transfer subunit, whose translation MKQVKDFIIIDNCKSGDSYCRMVLSPADGSRLPEMLPGQFVEVGVETSGVLLRRPISINDVDYEANTLTLLVRNAGRGTSALMDMKSGDRINLLLPLGKGFSTEAPQGAKLLLIGGGVGVAPLLYLGKVLKNEGFAPEFLLGARTAADLLSLDEFKSVGTVHVCTEDGSDGVKGFVTAHPCLSEAYHRYYCCGPAPMMKAVAAVARRNGTDCEVSLENMMACGLGACLCCVEKTVKGNVCVCTEGPVFNINELTWE comes from the coding sequence ATGAAACAAGTTAAAGATTTCATCATTATTGATAACTGCAAGTCAGGCGACTCATACTGCAGGATGGTTCTTTCACCTGCCGACGGCAGCCGGCTCCCCGAGATGCTTCCGGGGCAGTTTGTCGAAGTCGGAGTAGAAACGTCCGGAGTGCTTCTCCGTCGCCCAATCTCAATCAACGATGTCGATTACGAAGCCAATACACTTACACTCCTTGTCCGGAATGCCGGACGAGGGACTTCGGCTCTGATGGACATGAAATCAGGCGACAGAATCAACCTTCTGCTGCCCTTGGGCAAGGGGTTTTCCACAGAAGCTCCACAAGGAGCGAAACTCCTCCTCATCGGAGGAGGTGTCGGTGTCGCTCCGCTTCTATATCTCGGAAAGGTGCTGAAGAATGAAGGTTTCGCGCCTGAATTCCTGCTCGGAGCACGCACTGCCGCCGATCTCCTCTCACTCGATGAGTTCAAAAGCGTCGGGACAGTACATGTATGCACCGAAGACGGCTCTGACGGAGTAAAGGGATTCGTGACCGCTCATCCGTGCCTTTCGGAAGCCTACCACCGTTATTATTGCTGTGGCCCCGCCCCGATGATGAAAGCTGTTGCAGCCGTGGCACGACGCAACGGCACTGATTGCGAGGTGTCTCTCGAAAACATGATGGCTTGTGGACTTGGCGCATGTCTGTGTTGCGTCGAGAAGACGGTGAAAGGCAATGTGTGTGTCTGCACCGAAGGCCCTGTATTTAACATTAACGAATTAACTTGGGAGTAA